The genomic interval TGCGGTGTCCCCAACTTCGGCTTCTTTCTGTCTATTATCACTTCATTGGTTGAGGCAACATATGCAGGCTTGCtctgttaaaattaattttgcaaCATTTTTTACTGTCAGTATCCATCAGTCTGATCCAAAATTATGCCATCACTGATTTTTGAAGAATAACCATACActgcattttaataatgtaaacatCAGGACATGTGACCCCTGGAACTGATAAACTatgattcaaaagtttgtggtcagatttttttaatggttttgaaaagtctcttatgctcaccaaggctgcatttatttgattaaaaatacagtaatactatgaaacaatttaaaataagcaatttctattttagtatcttttaaaactatttatttctgtgatggcataaACTGAATTTTTTAGCAGCAattactccaaacttttgaaccagCATATGTATtcttcttattttaaaatgtaggaaaACAATAAGATTCACCTGGTATGTTCCCTGACTATTGAACCCTCTAGTGTGGTATTTGGTTCCTCGACCAAAGGTCCTTATAACAGGAGTAGAAATCACACCTCTTGGACGACTGTTCAGAGAAAAGCATTCAATttatattatcaaaaaaaaagtgAGTGAGCAAGTAAGTCCATTTAGAATACAGTAGGGCTAAGAGAAGCATTACTAAGagtatatatataacatgtcAAAGCAAGAATTTATCTATAAAAACTAAGAACGTACTAAAAATGTAATGCTTACCCTCTGGTTGGTCCACCAACTGACACTAACTGTATGGGAAACGAGGCTCTTCCTCTTCCACGACGAGTACCAGACCATTGACCCACCACTGTGCCTGCAATCTCAAGCTTACCACCCTGTGAGGGGATGGCTTGAAGCCCTATTTGAGAAGAATTAAATGAACAACATAACTTTAATAACTCTTAAGAAACCCCATCATTAAAAGACCAATCAAACAGGTTTAGCTGCTTCAGCTAATCACATTTAAGAGAGGAATGTATTTTGAGCCAGACCATTGCAAAgaataggggtgtgcgatattgacaaaaaaataatatctcaCTTTTtactaggattttatcgataacgatattAAGGCAATATTTTGCTAAGTGTGTTATTGTCATAGTATTTTAAAGACTACCATTAAAAGCTGACTTATAACGtttttgatattcttcatattctgtgtggtgttAAGTTCAACTTCACATTGATAGAAATCTTTTCCAATaagttttaattgattttttaattttatgggcatatttacctttataaagcctttttttttctaaaagtttattatcttttgaaacaaattcttacatttaattagtgaataataaaataaaataaaaaaaagacatttgggctgttaccaagcaaatgaaatcagtatcaacaaaattaacCCTCACACAAAATCTAATCTGAAGTGGCACTTAGATGTTTTTACaaactgtttaatgcaggacattTAATGTTTTAACCTTCAGTCACTGAAAAGatcctttaaatgtgaaattaaaactgccagtaggtggcagcaagccaCTGTTAATAAGTAAGTCATTGTGATTGCACCGAAATGGATGATTCATCCAGGAACGAAAGGCCTTCATGTTGCTCCGAGACAAAACAGTGTTGTGGCTGtatttggaattatttttgttgaCAGAATAGCGCGAAAACAGGCAAAATGGCGTCTAAAActtaagtctcttaattaacttcctgtttattgaattgttgtaaaaaaaatctaatttttctaATCATGGTAatttttggagagaaaaaaaacgaCACTCTTCATATGAAATTTATTAACTATATAAAGGGgtataaatatatagattttctgcccccatatcttgaatttgtgatacatttctaaatgtattttaatagactgaatcatgcagtgaaagaacacacTCAAAATGCGCACTAGTCTTAACTTCATGTAATGAGTGAAATACACTTTTTGGGTGTTTAAAAATACCCTtattatgggttatgaaaggtcatattttggttttgggagtctccAACAACAAGTTGACATGCACACAAgctaaaaaacactttcattgtcttataatatgcatttatttttactttactcCCAGACAATTCGCTAAACGATAAATTTTTCCACCCACTCTTTTACGTGACGCTAATCTACAGTGGTTGGTCCGATTGGActcattttaatttcatcttgcctgtaatgcctgataaagcagcgtttgtgagcgcagtgctgctgtTATGTACAGCCGTTACCACGGAAACAGCTATTTTACCACTCCAAAAgtggcacctagtggcaaagaatgaatttaccttttttatttagaCCAATGCGAGAAGACCAACAAGGGGTGGGTGGGCAATatactaatgtttcatgttgacatcaacatgaaacggctagggattcgttttaaaaacgaCTCGCTTCAATGACTCCAAgttgactctttcttttgagagacaactTTATACACGGTctattttcagatttaaaactttgcaggagctgtgttacacactgcgtgaaaggtaattttcaaaaatccatattgGGGCACTTAAATGGTTTTTGCAAAATACTTAATAATGTCAAATCGCACATCgttaaaataacaattacaatattaatcgcagatgatatatattgcacacccctagCAAAGAATGGATTGATCAAGTTCACAAAACCACTCAGTAATTGTTTCTCACTATTACATCCTAGTAGTAAACATGGTATAAACATGTTACTtctaaaaaaaagcattattattgtttaaacattttcaaaactaaACTACGAAATAATCAACAAAAATACTAACAAAAAGCTGCTTACATTTGCCAATTAATCCAACAATCATTCTTACCAGGCATGCCCCTGCCTCTGCCATGCAGTGGGGGCAGAGGAGGTGGAGGGTAGAAGGTGCTGTTGGGGGGGTAGAAAGGCATTGCGTGTGGTGGTGGATGGGGGAATGCGATCGGCTGGGGTGGTCGAGAGAAGTTCAGACCCTCCAGGATACTCTGACGCATCTTCTCCACCTTGGCAACTAGTTCAGTCTGGGGAACACAAGGAGATACATGTAAATTTTATCTCTGTTAGATTGCAAACCCAGATTTGTAAGTACAATTTCTGTCGTATATATAAAGCTATCAACAAACTCAACGCTGTGGATTATTGTTTAACAGTTGAGTAAATATTACAAGTATATATACTGGGCAAAGCAATAAATTACAATGAGTTACAGCACCATAAACGAAAGTGCACTGAAGACCGAAGGCTCAACAAGTAGCATTTCACCtccaaatacatatttgttaaacatttaaaagcagaacatgtatatttgttatttgctaaaataattaaatattaattgtaGATTTAATTTGGATTctgtttttgcaaaaataaaatatgtgagAGCACCTCTTGCCAAGGTCTTTTAATATACAATATGCCTATtatagctgtatttttatttacaaagtagtataaatgtattttataaatacactacagtccaaaagtttggggatggtaagactgaattttttttcaagaaatctCTTATTCTTactatggctgcatttatttgatcagagaaACAGTAAAAGcgaatattgtgaaattttattacaatgtagaatacctgttttctattttaatatattttaaaacatatatttttcctgtaatgctgaattttcattgttaatactccagtcttcaaagatatatacacacacacacacacacacacacacacagtataatacattatacattttataaattaaatctttactgtcacttttgattaatttaatgtgtccttgctgaataaaagtattaatttcttgaccttaaacctttgaacagtagtaatagtagtagtaatatgaTTTGGCAAAAACTAAATTTACAGAGTTTGCTTTTACCgtttaaaaagaaactaaatgcatgaaaatgttacaattaaaaaatatatatataattttcatatatatcaTTCCTTCAGCCACCCAAGGTTGTTTATTTGTTGCCTTAGGTATCAGTATCAATAATTAAGTACCAAAGTCTGCTAGTGCACCGAAGCCAAAATTGGTCTCAATCTCAAAAAAAAGGACCAGAGGCTGGTAGTGTACTGAAGCCATAATTGGTTTCAATCCATCCCCATCACACAGTTCTATCATCAATCTTTTCTGCTGTAGTACTTCAATCTGGTGTGTCAGTTTGAGGTCAGTGTTAAATCATTCTGTAATGACTTTGAGACTCTTATGCACGTAAATAAACGCAGTGGTGCTGTGCTGATTGTACCTGACCATCACAGAGGTCAATGAGTGGGGCTTTGTTCCTGCTGGCCCGGATGAGTTTACTCTGTAGCAGTTTGCCATCAAAATACATCCACGGACAGCAGTGTTCCCAGGGAATGGGCTGCCCACACACGTCATTGGCAAACAGCGCCATATCCATGCCGCTCATAAAAAGAGCAGCCAGCTGAACGCCGCGTGGATCCAGGTTATCAATCTGGCGGCGACAGATGCAGTGACAGTCAAACAAAGCTCTTAAGGTTAAATAAGCAGCTACATGTTAAACAACCCAGCAGATAACGACCCCTCCCCCCTGAGCCAAAGCACAAAGCAAGCATGAACAAATCTATCCATACATGTAGACTAATGCACGAACAAATCCAGCCAATTCAGCCATTGAGAGCAACCTGCAATGGCAGCAGCGAAGCAAAAAGCGCATACAGACTGACAGAACTGACAAACATGGACAGCCACGAAAGAGCACAGCCTGCTGTGTGGATGGTCTACATGTTTTTATGAGCTCACAGCCACACTGACTGAAatgcacagaaaaaaagcagCTCAGCTAAGTAAGCCATCTACACAAAAAGACTACATTCCTAGCACTCAGGTTGCTCAAATGCCAAGTCTTTTCCCGCAAAGCCAATCAGATGAAAACATGCTTTTACAAAGCATTAAGGCCAATCAGCCTGGCAGGAGTTCTTACAAAGTAAGAGTAAGTAAGTATCCAGAAAAATACCTAAAACCCCACTTTTTGAAACATGAGGCTTATTGCTTTAAATACGTAAATACACAAAGATATCTTTATCAGACTATTAAATAAACTGGAAAGAAATGTGGGCCATTCACACCAAATCTGAATGCGAAACACCATACACAAGatttaaaactaatattttaactattaactccttaacagaatatttatttaataattttaatttcatattttaaatggctaaaaatatttttcagtttggATACCAAAAAATTAATTCAGGTATCCAAACTTATATAGAAATTCTGATTATAGTAAACTGTAATTTTGTTACTGTTATCATACTGGCCAAATAGCTTTGCATACTAATAACTGTTTGCAGATATTAAAAAATTTGTTTCATGTTCAtttgacaaaatttttatttttatttttaattacagagAATGACAAATCTGTCAGCATATTCTGATCGAGTAATTTTGCGCACAACTTTTTGTAAGTAATTTTGTTCATGATATTTAGTCACATATGCCTTGATGTGAATGGGAATGTGGGTTTGTGGGTATTTTCTGGACACTCCTCCTCATGCATCATTCTCCACATAAATCACCTTCAGATCCTGCAGCTGGTCAGGCTCATAAAGTTTAGGAGAAAGTGCTTGAGCTAGGAAAGCGTCAAGTTCGTTACGACGCAAAATTCTTACTCCTGGCCATTGTAACATAAACCTGAAGTAAAACACAAAGGAGTGAAAAAACAAGAGCTGAAGAGCTGATACTGAAGGCCCTTTCTGCAATGGATTAAACCATCTGTAATTCTAGGAAAGCATTTAACAATGTTCcacaatgttttttatgtcttacATAATTGTTTCGATTCTCACCGTAGCACGCAACACAGCACTATAAGAGGTGTGGGGACATTGGCAGGGTTCAGCATAGCTGGAGTGTCCGACCTCATGCAGGCCAAGAAAGCCCTCATCCTCCGGTTCTTGTCCTCCACCGCCTTGCCCAGCCAGAGTTTCTTAAGGTTTGGGCAGGTCCACTCCCGGAAGGGAAGAGCTTCCACCAGTTCAGGGGTGTGTGGAGATTTGCCTTTGTAAGCAGCCCATTCTTTGATTATCACTGTTGGATCTACAAAGACAGATCAAAAAAGCTTAACTGGGGAATTTGCcaaagacattaaaaataatcattaaaatattgAGGGTAAATCGGCAAAAGTTGatattataatacaaatatttttttggaaatctTCAGGTTGGTGAATCATGGGTAGTCAAGTTTTTTTTCCACTGTGAATTTggcaattaatcttttttttgccTAGTTGTGTAGTAATAGTATATGCTTCTTAACTCCCAAGCTCACAGAAGATCTGCCTTGAAAGGTTCAACTAAAATttctttcatgaaaaaaaatgaatgaaatgtttaattctgaataaaagtgtttaGCTCTTCTACTTTCATATCTTGTATTCTGATTTCCAAAACAAATATCATTATTCTAAtatcagaaaacaaaaaagaatgtcAACATTAACAGCTAATATTAGTTTTTGAATGATGCtaattattgaaattaatttgCCCAGCTACAGCCTAGAATGACAAGCTAATGTCAACACTCAAGTGCACTCTCTGAATGATTAAATCAGCCATCTACAGGCCCCAAGAGAGAATTTAGGCATTAAGAGCAGGGTTGGGAGTTGAGAACCAACTCCAAGTATgtcaaaacaacataaaaaatccAGAAATATGCAGGAATCAAATAAAATTACCATTTAACAGCTGCTTTAGACCTCCTGTGCTTGCAAAATTCAGAACAGTCTATATATTATGATTATACAAGCTAGtcttttttactaatttaatgcAGATTTATCCCAGGTGTGAGGAACTATTTttctacttattattattattcttttttaacacCAAATATACATCAAAGGCCATTTTCATgccaaaaattaataataatgataataaaataataaaaataatatatttttttcgatatttaatgcattttgctcaattctaaaattattaaaatttaacttTAACGTTTCAATAACAACTACATGAAATCGTTTATTTTAATAGTGGACAAATAAAAAATTTGGGCAACCTAATATTGAAATTTCTGAATAATACCATTAGGGAAGATGCAAAATCCTGTGATGCTGCTTCATGCAGATAGATTGATTCTGAAATAATTTCAAAAGGTTggcttttttgtaaatttggtaAAGgtctggctcatgaatattaattacattaaacaGATGGTCTCTCCGTGAAGGTTATGTAACAAAATAGCGATTCATAAATTGGCCAAATTGCCAATAGCTTACCAAATTGCATTGGTACTTCGAAAACACAAAAACTGGTAGTTCCATTTTATCAAAAACACAGAGAACTGTTACAGGTTTCCTTATTAGTGATACTTAATATCATTGGATTGTTCAAATTTAGCTGGGTAGCTCGGTTACTCACAGTCGGGGAGGTGATTTCTCCTCATGGCGAGTCTCTCTGCCTTCTTTTTGGCCTCGGCCAGGCTGAAGAGCACCCCGTAAACATATTGACGTACTGGCCGGTACAGCAGCACCGCAGAGGGCAGTTCTTTGTTAGCTTCATCCTCTATGGTGACAGATAACTTTATCTCACCCTGCAAAAAATACACATCAAACATTGTCAACCATAACAGTTTAAGAAGGATTAGTTTCAAAGTTACAGCTGAGTTGCTAGTAACTAAAATCTGACCTTGGTAAGAACATGGTAAATATATGGGTACATGAGGCCCTTTTTGTGTCTGTGCTCAGCGACTCGTAGCACTTCTGGTGCCACCACTGGTAAAGGGGGAGTGGTAATATCCATGTGATTTCTTGTTGGCATAGAAAGGAGGGATGGAATTTGGGCCTTGACCCCTATGTGGCCTTTCCCCTCTGGACCTTGGTTTACAGGGGAGGTCACAGAAAGATCAGACTGAAAGAGAAATGAAAGAATTCAAATAGATATAACATTATTGTATCAAGcttgtttatattttaagttatattttaaccAGCATATAAGATTTTAACACATAGAGCTAAAAAGGCGACCCACTTTATTTTGGTCCCCATGGTCTCCTTCTGGGATGTTGTCCATCTGGTTTCTCTGTTTGTCCCATCCCTTGCGGTCACTTACGTGGCtacatttcagaaataaatggatgCACCAATATTAAAATTCAGCCAGATACCAATAaaccatatttttatattttgcccAATAACAGATTACAGGGGTTGTAGCAAAAAAAAGGAGGGGGGGGTGAGTTGGGGGGTGAGTACCATGTGAAATGAAAATAGGGGAAACATATAGCATATACTTTTTTCTATTGGTAAAACATTCAATATATTCAAAATACCAACCTTTAGTCATTTCTGTCGCCATTTTTCgggggtgggtggggggggggtctataatatactaatattattatgtatttaaatctgtatgtatttaaggctgcatttatttgatcaaaaatacactaaaactgTAACACTGAAAACAGTAacactgttaaatattattacaattgaaaataatattttacactttttaatcctgtgatgacaaagctggattttcagtagTCATTACTTCAatctgcagaaatcattttaataagctgATTCTGTGTTCAAGAAATGGTATTGATACACAATATTGATTGtgtatcaatattgaaaacaatcATGCTGCtcagtatttttgtaaaaaacatGATAGGATTctcaggattgtttgatgaatagaaagttcaaaagaacaaattattttaaacaaatctttagtCAAGTAAACAAGACTTCACTTCAtcaatttaatgttaatgtttattcaTACATTTGAATTATTGTACGTTcctaaataacatgaaaaaaagcaTCAGAGTTTAATGTCTGCAGAGATTGGTTAGGCAaacttgtataaatgtatttatgacCTTGTAGAACATCTCAGTCAGTAAAGCAAACAACATTTTCTGCAGAAAAACCAGTGGCAGTAAGCATCAAAACAATAACTGTACCCACAAAACTGTCTGTAGGTTA from Carassius carassius chromosome 44, fCarCar2.1, whole genome shotgun sequence carries:
- the LOC132126694 gene encoding constitutive coactivator of PPAR-gamma-like protein 1 isoform X2, with translation MGVQGFQEYIEKHCPNAVVPVELQKLARGSMVGGGRQRPPQTPLRLLVDAENCLHRLYGGFYTDWVSGGQWNHMLGYLAALAKACFNGNIELLVCFNGALEKGRLHEWVKRQVNERQTAQQIVSHVQNKGTPPPKVWFLPPVCMAHCIRLALLRFHIGVVQTIEDHHLEVIALFRENGFHALVAYDSDYALCNIPYYFSAHALKLSRNGKSLTTSQYLMHEVAKQLNLNPNRFVIFASLLGNHILPDEDLAAFHWSLLGPEHPLASLKVRAHQLVLPPCDVVIRAVADYVRNLQDVHDLEAIAKDIFKHSQSRTDDKVVRFKKAVEYYATASKPPHFPPYLVRPNQMGLPAALQMLNIPGKPGVQHGYSGPPLAEPVHEADPSAKGLLEQNSYSDIPNDGKQHTPLYERLSPINSNHTDPAFFITSSTSSSSENEENTGSTANSHVSDRKGWDKQRNQMDNIPEGDHGDQNKSDLSVTSPVNQGPEGKGHIGVKAQIPSLLSMPTRNHMDITTPPLPVVAPEVLRVAEHRHKKGLMYPYIYHVLTKGEIKLSVTIEDEANKELPSAVLLYRPVRQYVYGVLFSLAEAKKKAERLAMRRNHLPDYPTVIIKEWAAYKGKSPHTPELVEALPFREWTCPNLKKLWLGKAVEDKNRRMRAFLACMRSDTPAMLNPANVPTPLIVLCCVLRFMLQWPGVRILRRNELDAFLAQALSPKLYEPDQLQDLKIDNLDPRGVQLAALFMSGMDMALFANDVCGQPIPWEHCCPWMYFDGKLLQSKLIRASRNKAPLIDLCDGQTELVAKVEKMRQSILEGLNFSRPPQPIAFPHPPPHAMPFYPPNSTFYPPPPLPPLHGRGRGMPGLQAIPSQGGKLEIAGTVVGQWSGTRRGRGRASFPIQLVSVGGPTRGRPRGVISTPVIRTFGRGTKYHTRGFNSQGTYQSKPAYVASTNEVIIDRKKPKLGTPHLPLEGSTAAENGLVEGKEADQLNGNEGESRATNQPESAFSNESKMCNTNLHLNALNENGEGCRDEALGTAVLKTEE